In the genome of Gloeotrichia echinulata CP02, one region contains:
- a CDS encoding XisH family protein, whose product MSAKDIFHDAVRIGLEKEGWVITDDPLEIEIGGVEMYIDLGADQILAAEREENKIAVEIKSFIGSSNISQFHTAVGQCFNYQIALEEKEPERVLYLAVPLGTYQSFFTLPFIQMVLQRSQLKLIVYDPVNEVIVKWIN is encoded by the coding sequence ATGTCCGCTAAAGATATTTTTCATGATGCTGTTAGGATAGGGTTAGAAAAAGAAGGTTGGGTGATTACAGATGATCCTCTTGAAATTGAAATCGGTGGTGTTGAAATGTACATTGATTTAGGTGCAGATCAGATTTTGGCAGCCGAAAGAGAGGAAAATAAGATAGCAGTTGAGATTAAGAGTTTTATAGGATCATCCAATATTTCTCAATTTCATACAGCAGTTGGCCAATGTTTCAATTATCAGATTGCTCTTGAAGAAAAAGAACCAGAACGAGTTTTGTATTTGGCTGTTCCTTTAGGTACTTATCAAAGTTTTTTTACTTTACCATTTATTCAAATGGTGCTGCAACGTTCTCAACTGAAACTTATCGTTTATGATCCAGTAAATGAGGTAATTGTAAAATGGATAAATTAG